TATTGAGGCACTTAAAAAAAAGCACGCTTCCGCTAATCATGTTTGCTATGCCTGGCAACTAGGGTTTAAAACCGTTTCGTACAGAGTACAAGATGATGGAGAACCTAATAATTCTGCTGGAATGCCAATTTACGGACAAATACAATCTTTTGAAGTCACCAATGTACTCGTTGCCGTTGTGCGGATTTTCGGAGGAACTAAATTGGGTGTAGGAGGCTTAATTAGTGCCTATAAAACCGGTGCACAAATGGCTTTGGCAAGCGCAAAAATTATAGAAAAAACAATTCAAGTATATTTTTTAGTATCGTTCGAATATCCTGACATGGATAAGGTAATGCGCATTATAAAACAAGAATCTATTGAAATTATATCACAGGAAATGGCTTTGGATTGTAAAATAAAAATAAGTACCA
The sequence above is drawn from the Cellulophaga sp. Hel_I_12 genome and encodes:
- a CDS encoding YigZ family protein, with protein sequence MEEATDLYKTLKKPSEEILFKEKKSKFFGYAFPINSEDDVKPIIEALKKKHASANHVCYAWQLGFKTVSYRVQDDGEPNNSAGMPIYGQIQSFEVTNVLVAVVRIFGGTKLGVGGLISAYKTGAQMALASAKIIEKTIQVYFLVSFEYPDMDKVMRIIKQESIEIISQEMALDCKIKISTRESHSEKIQTIFEAVYGVSISKTDA